CCTGGGCGGAAATGCTGGAGCGGGCTCACCGCGAGTTTGAGTCGCTCGGTTCACTCTCTTCGGAGGTCGTCGGTGAGCTGGCGGGGTGGCTGCTGGTGGAGCAGGTCGTAAGCGATCTGTTCTTGGACGGGATTTGTGTCGAGCGGGAAAAGGTGGTGGCCGCCGTATTGGAGAAAGCGGAAATTTCTTCCGAGCATGTGATTGTCGCCCGGCGGTTTGCGCGGGCTGTGGAGGAGTTGAGTCGCCGCCTCTCCTCTGACGGGAATCCCGCGACTGTGGAGCTGACGACCGACCTCCTGCTGACACTCCACCGATTCGCTGTGGGCGAAGCGGAACCTTCTGCCGGACAATTTCGTCAGACCGAGGTAAACCCGCTTTATCCCGGTCATGTGCCGTGTCTGCCCGACGAGTTGCCCCGTCTGGTGGAACTGGCCCTCGAATGGTTCGCTGCGGAGAGCGTCAGGGAGCTGCATCCGGTCGAACAAGCAGCGCTCGTCCATACACGGCTGGCAGACCTTCAACCGTTTGCTAAGGGCACGAGTCGCGTGATTCGCCTGGCCGCGAGTCTCTATACCCTGCGCGTGGGTTTGCCACCGATCATCATCCCTCGTGACCTCGTGCAAGACTACTATCAGGCGACGCTTTCAGCTCTTCAGATGGCCACCGATCCACTGGTTGAACTGTTCGCTCGTGCACTCACGGTGACACTTCGGCAGATGACGGAGATCGTCCGATCCCGTCAAGCGTGAGGATCCCTCTGGCTACCCTGGCTCACGCCCCACAGCAGGGTTACGAAAGAGTTTCTTCCTTTGCCAGGGCGGTGAGGTCTTCGGCTGTGGTATACTGTCGGACCGACACGGCATCGGGT
This is a stretch of genomic DNA from Blastocatellia bacterium. It encodes these proteins:
- a CDS encoding Fic family protein, whose amino-acid sequence is MIRLPQRSLPPWAEMLERAHREFESLGSLSSEVVGELAGWLLVEQVVSDLFLDGICVEREKVVAAVLEKAEISSEHVIVARRFARAVEELSRRLSSDGNPATVELTTDLLLTLHRFAVGEAEPSAGQFRQTEVNPLYPGHVPCLPDELPRLVELALEWFAAESVRELHPVEQAALVHTRLADLQPFAKGTSRVIRLAASLYTLRVGLPPIIIPRDLVQDYYQATLSALQMATDPLVELFARALTVTLRQMTEIVRSRQA